A genomic stretch from Dehalococcoidia bacterium includes:
- a CDS encoding tetratricopeptide repeat protein — MLKLGLTVFLLVAFIFAISCSSPPLEPTPTPEPTPTPQPTPTPEPTATPEPTPTPTPEVDPTATPQIAALFEYMRAVRLLQVQEFDDAVTAFDLVIRKLPDFGRAYYGRGKAFYGDERPELALEDFETSIRLEPDHPGAYIERARLYLDREQREDAIEDLRKALEVANPIRDWQHITEAEQIIADLGG; from the coding sequence ATGCTAAAACTCGGGTTAACCGTCTTTCTCCTGGTGGCGTTCATCTTCGCGATCAGCTGCAGTTCTCCACCCCTTGAGCCGACTCCCACTCCAGAACCAACACCCACACCCCAACCGACGCCCACCCCGGAGCCGACTGCGACCCCAGAGCCGACGCCCACGCCGACTCCGGAGGTAGACCCCACAGCCACTCCCCAGATTGCGGCGCTGTTCGAGTACATGCGTGCGGTAAGGCTACTTCAGGTGCAGGAGTTCGACGACGCGGTCACGGCGTTCGACCTGGTCATCAGGAAGCTGCCCGACTTTGGTCGCGCATACTATGGCAGGGGCAAGGCCTTCTACGGGGATGAGCGCCCTGAGCTGGCACTGGAGGACTTCGAGACCTCGATTAGATTGGAGCCAGACCATCCAGGAGCGTATATAGAAAGAGCGAGGCTCTACCTCGACAGGGAACAGCGCGAAGACGCCATCGAAGACCTGAGGAAGGCGCTCGAAGTGGCCAATCCGATCAGGGACTGGCAGCATATTACAGAGGCGGAGCAGATCATCGCCGACCTAGGCGGCTGA
- a CDS encoding DUF2851 family protein, giving the protein MVSGVLLRGKCVAERKRPYAADCEPSITSEKAFSDLWERSLELRPQLTGRDGETYEVLFPGVRNQGAGPDFKGAVLRREGSTIGGDVELHLDSSGWRGHGHHRDSRYRGVVLQVVLKARPVRGGAPAPPTAEARFELDSDTRVAPMPAGESPDLEELGLRRFLAKSAGFRLELESESNSDQVLYEALMDAMGYARNRKPFRALARGVPYATFSSLSAEPVSTAEFAVFSGLAVGGGLVTDLDQLKQVQVRRLARQMGVRSCLSPSSWNRFRVRPTNAPSSRLRGIAPLIARSTGAGLVSALKAVFEREGVRGLILEVENRPYIGRGFAVTVVANVVVPALHAFSPPHNAGEQQRMEKAFSEMPSPPQDAVTRGVSSVLGLDVRLKTASQHFGLHALARSKSWPGSGVSAA; this is encoded by the coding sequence GTGGTCTCAGGCGTCCTACTGCGCGGCAAGTGCGTCGCCGAGCGCAAACGTCCCTACGCAGCCGACTGCGAACCATCAATCACCTCAGAAAAGGCGTTCTCCGACCTGTGGGAGCGCTCGCTGGAGCTCAGGCCGCAGCTCACAGGGCGCGATGGGGAGACCTACGAGGTCCTCTTTCCAGGTGTACGGAACCAGGGAGCGGGCCCCGACTTCAAAGGCGCGGTATTGAGGCGCGAGGGAAGTACCATCGGCGGCGATGTTGAACTCCACCTCGACTCCAGCGGCTGGAGGGGTCATGGGCACCATAGGGACTCCAGGTATAGGGGAGTTGTCCTACAGGTAGTCCTGAAGGCTCGACCCGTCCGTGGCGGCGCTCCAGCCCCGCCGACGGCAGAGGCGAGATTTGAGCTGGACAGCGACACCCGTGTGGCCCCGATGCCTGCAGGAGAGTCGCCAGACCTCGAGGAGCTTGGACTCAGACGGTTCCTGGCCAAGAGCGCGGGGTTCAGGCTTGAGCTGGAATCGGAGTCGAACTCAGACCAGGTATTGTACGAGGCTCTCATGGACGCTATGGGCTACGCGCGCAACCGGAAGCCGTTTCGAGCTCTTGCCAGAGGTGTCCCGTATGCTACGTTCTCGAGCCTGTCTGCAGAGCCGGTCTCTACCGCGGAGTTCGCCGTCTTTTCGGGGTTAGCAGTGGGCGGAGGCCTGGTAACGGACTTGGACCAGCTTAAACAGGTTCAGGTGCGCAGGTTAGCTCGCCAAATGGGTGTCAGGAGCTGCTTAAGTCCCAGTTCCTGGAACCGGTTCCGGGTGAGGCCGACTAACGCTCCTTCCTCCCGATTGAGGGGAATTGCGCCCCTGATAGCGCGAAGCACCGGGGCAGGGCTCGTCAGCGCTCTCAAGGCCGTGTTCGAACGTGAGGGGGTGCGTGGCCTGATTCTTGAGGTGGAGAACCGGCCGTACATTGGCCGAGGTTTTGCGGTCACCGTGGTGGCAAACGTAGTGGTGCCTGCTCTCCACGCTTTCTCTCCTCCCCACAACGCAGGTGAGCAGCAGAGGATGGAAAAGGCGTTCAGCGAGATGCCTTCTCCCCCTCAAGACGCCGTAACCAGGGGCGTGAGCTCCGTCCTGGGGCTGGACGTCCGCCTAAAGACGGCTAGCCAGCACTTTGGGCTACATGCGCTGGCCAGATCGAAGTCGTGGCCTGGCTCAGGAGTGTCAGCCGCCTAG
- a CDS encoding amidohydrolase family protein — protein MVTSGTETATLKIDNCDFVLTMDDDRRIMTGATIVITGNTITAVGKTSELHVIQADETIDGRHFVVTPGFISGHMHISYAHATRGIFPDDLGPAYLPNVFALQGVMTPDEERLTSLLGITELLKYGTTTFVDPGSTKYIESCLDAYKQSGCRIVTGTQVTDRENPLNVPVYETAEALEITRETIGRFDGELDGMVSAWAMPFSPDFASAELLAGTAQIARDLGTRSTLHHSYTTSSRSGWLDRTGRTPTAFLDQIGILDEDMLLAHALGITRDDVGIIARSGATVAMCPTAAAKGGSGMTRTALLPELVDAGVAVGLGTDAANNSNLVETMRSMYLAAILYKDGREDVTVIPAETAVELATITGAKALGMDDMIGSIEAGKRADLVLFDTRRPEWRTLFNPINNLVYSADGRSVHTVIVDGRLVVRDHVPTFVDEWELIQEVQGFGADMMKRAGVDFGPRWPVV, from the coding sequence TTGGTAACGTCAGGTACTGAAACAGCGACCCTGAAGATCGACAACTGCGACTTCGTCCTGACCATGGACGACGATCGGCGCATCATGACCGGCGCTACGATAGTCATCACCGGGAACACGATAACCGCGGTCGGAAAGACCAGTGAACTTCACGTTATTCAGGCAGACGAGACCATCGATGGACGCCACTTCGTAGTGACCCCTGGTTTTATCAGCGGGCACATGCACATAAGCTACGCTCACGCCACCCGGGGAATCTTTCCCGATGACCTGGGGCCTGCCTATCTGCCGAACGTGTTCGCCCTCCAGGGGGTGATGACACCTGACGAAGAGCGACTGACTTCGCTTCTCGGAATCACTGAACTGCTGAAGTATGGTACTACCACCTTCGTCGATCCAGGGTCTACTAAGTACATTGAGTCATGCCTCGACGCGTACAAGCAGTCAGGATGCCGAATCGTGACTGGCACCCAGGTCACGGACAGGGAAAACCCGCTCAACGTGCCGGTCTACGAGACTGCAGAGGCCCTGGAGATCACCCGGGAGACGATTGGCAGGTTCGACGGCGAACTCGATGGGATGGTTAGCGCGTGGGCAATGCCGTTCTCGCCGGACTTCGCCTCGGCTGAACTTCTCGCAGGTACGGCGCAGATCGCCCGTGACCTGGGTACGCGATCGACGCTGCACCACAGCTATACGACCTCTTCACGCAGCGGCTGGCTCGACCGGACCGGCAGAACGCCGACAGCGTTCCTTGACCAGATCGGTATCCTGGATGAAGACATGCTCCTGGCTCACGCACTCGGCATAACCAGGGACGACGTGGGCATCATCGCAAGGTCGGGCGCTACAGTAGCGATGTGTCCGACGGCAGCGGCCAAGGGCGGCTCCGGGATGACAAGGACGGCTCTGCTCCCGGAACTGGTGGACGCAGGAGTGGCCGTCGGCCTTGGAACTGATGCTGCCAACAACTCGAACCTGGTTGAAACGATGAGGTCGATGTACCTGGCCGCGATCCTCTACAAGGACGGCAGGGAGGACGTGACCGTCATTCCCGCCGAGACTGCAGTTGAACTGGCCACGATTACGGGAGCAAAAGCGCTGGGTATGGACGACATGATCGGGTCGATCGAGGCGGGGAAGAGGGCAGACCTCGTCCTGTTCGATACGAGGCGGCCTGAATGGCGCACGCTGTTCAATCCCATCAACAATCTCGTCTATTCGGCCGATGGTCGTAGTGTCCACACGGTGATAGTGGACGGCCGACTCGTCGTCCGCGACCATGTGCCTACCTTCGTTGACGAATGGGAACTGATCCAGGAAGTCCAGGGCTTCGGCGCTGACATGATGAAGCGGGCAGGGGTCGATTTCGGCCCTCGCTGGCCGGTGGTGTGA
- a CDS encoding acetylxylan esterase, whose protein sequence is MTKLTVSRPVDFNDYWAAVSEELASTPASPEIEAIPIRKTDFATLYGVRLSSIGPYRLYGYLSIPKGRGPFPALYWTPKYGSVLEVIPQGTENDVRSRFVTFSLAGRGQRNSDQPFAAMFPGLLTVNIDSKDSYVFRGIVADSIRGLEFVSTVPEVDSSPIVVIGNDVALQAVALVGKASHVVSAPALFFETLASATRTESYPLEEINDYLRLHPSRNEQVAQTLSYFDLRSFAPLVNANALFMAGPAGSSLGPEALGDLASSIPGGADIYASQQSSYKDGLHQEQWIASKLGFDGPIVPAHWR, encoded by the coding sequence ATGACTAAACTGACCGTTTCCAGGCCAGTAGACTTCAATGACTACTGGGCGGCTGTTTCTGAGGAGTTGGCCTCGACTCCAGCGAGTCCGGAGATCGAAGCGATTCCCATCAGGAAGACGGACTTTGCCACTCTGTACGGGGTGCGACTGAGCAGCATAGGCCCCTACAGGCTGTACGGCTATCTCAGCATTCCCAAGGGTCGGGGGCCTTTTCCCGCATTATACTGGACTCCGAAGTACGGCAGCGTGCTGGAGGTCATCCCTCAGGGCACGGAAAACGACGTTAGGAGCAGGTTCGTGACTTTCTCGCTCGCAGGGCGTGGGCAGCGGAACTCCGACCAGCCATTCGCTGCCATGTTTCCTGGCCTTCTCACAGTGAACATTGACTCGAAGGACAGCTACGTCTTCAGGGGGATTGTTGCCGACTCGATACGTGGTCTGGAATTCGTTAGCACTGTTCCCGAGGTAGACTCATCGCCGATCGTCGTCATCGGTAACGATGTCGCCTTGCAGGCAGTTGCTCTAGTCGGAAAAGCATCCCACGTGGTCAGTGCACCGGCGCTGTTCTTCGAGACTCTGGCATCGGCGACGCGAACCGAGTCGTACCCCCTGGAGGAGATCAACGACTACCTGCGCCTTCATCCATCCCGCAATGAACAGGTGGCCCAGACGCTGTCGTACTTCGACCTGCGGAGTTTTGCGCCACTGGTGAATGCCAACGCGCTGTTCATGGCCGGACCGGCAGGCTCCTCGCTTGGACCGGAGGCGCTGGGAGATCTCGCCTCGTCGATCCCCGGCGGCGCGGATATCTATGCCTCCCAGCAGTCCAGCTACAAGGACGGCCTGCACCAGGAACAGTGGATAGCGTCGAAACTGGGCTTCGACGGGCCAATAGTCCCGGCTCATTGGAGATAA
- a CDS encoding acetylxylan esterase — protein MAYFVDPNYQTKARKPDDFDEFWADVVSQVERLDLEPEVVLDPLRTSDEIEVFQTYHTSIDGVRIAGWYCLPRDRERPLPAVLVVPGYQSDPGIPKEWARRGYAALAVAPRGKLRSNSQFNPGYPGLLTYGITDRNIYSYRGFYVDAWRAVDVLLSRDEVDSASIGVTGSSQGGGLTLCTAAMRKEVVAAAAGCPYLTGFMDSIELTHTYPYEEINDYLRLHPESRELVEETVSYFDCINFADRIDCPIIVNIGLQDNVCPPETGYALYHRIASEDKRLYAYDGQGHSAGRYEHDPIIASFFDRHLKGEASHD, from the coding sequence GTGGCGTATTTCGTCGACCCCAACTACCAGACCAAGGCCCGCAAGCCCGACGACTTCGACGAATTCTGGGCTGACGTGGTCTCTCAGGTTGAAAGGCTGGACCTTGAACCTGAAGTCGTGCTGGACCCCCTGCGGACTTCGGACGAGATAGAGGTCTTCCAGACCTATCACACAAGTATCGATGGCGTTCGCATCGCAGGATGGTACTGCCTGCCGAGGGATCGCGAAAGGCCACTGCCCGCGGTGCTTGTAGTACCCGGCTACCAGAGCGACCCCGGGATACCTAAGGAGTGGGCGAGGAGGGGCTACGCGGCCCTGGCGGTGGCGCCCAGGGGAAAGCTGCGGTCCAATTCCCAGTTCAATCCAGGCTATCCGGGACTGTTGACCTACGGCATCACGGACCGCAACATCTACTCCTACAGGGGATTCTACGTGGATGCCTGGAGGGCGGTGGACGTCCTGCTGTCGAGGGACGAGGTGGATAGCGCCAGCATTGGTGTCACAGGCAGCAGCCAGGGCGGCGGCCTGACCCTGTGCACTGCGGCTATGCGCAAGGAGGTAGTCGCCGCGGCTGCCGGGTGTCCATACCTCACGGGGTTCATGGACTCGATCGAGCTTACACACACCTACCCCTACGAGGAGATCAACGACTACCTGAGGCTGCACCCCGAGAGCAGAGAGCTGGTAGAAGAGACGGTAAGCTACTTCGACTGCATAAACTTTGCCGACCGGATAGACTGCCCAATCATCGTGAACATCGGTCTCCAGGACAACGTTTGCCCGCCTGAGACCGGATACGCTCTCTACCACCGAATAGCGAGTGAGGATAAGCGCCTGTACGCATACGACGGGCAAGGTCACAGTGCCGGAAGGTACGAGCACGACCCAATCATCGCGTCGTTCTTTGACCGCCACCTCAAAGGGGAGGCGTCACATGACTAA
- a CDS encoding hydantoinase B/oxoprolinase family protein: MRIGVDVGGTFTDLVAMRVGDSAPAVFKTPTTPDDPSLGVVNGIEGLAAAMEVTSEDLLGGAEVLIHGTTVATNTLVERKGARVGLITTEGFRDLLEIREGLKEDRYNLRMDQVEPLAPRYLRVGVPERVDSSGMVRRELDVEELKRQVEYLQSEGVDSVAICFLFSFLNPDHEREAERIVREMMPDAYVSSSHVILPQIKEFDRLSTTTLNAYVGPSLASYLRRLEGRITEAGGTVPVFVIQSNGGIAPVSDSSEQAVRSILSGPAGGAAGAAHVARQLGEERVIALDMGGTSTDITLIEDGTPHVTGEKFEAGWKIAVPTVDIHTLGAGGGSIARVDEGGVLRVGPTSAGADPGPACYGKGGTQPTVTDAALVLGLLNTDKFLGGAVQLDEELAIEAICSQVAEPLGLDVESAAEGILRVVSSSIAEGIRLASVSRGLDPREFALMGFGGAAGLVTTRVAREIGISRALIPPAGPVLSAFGMMASDLKYDLAFSHPSSLSTVDLDSLRSAFNDLDQAGRNRLLSAGATDSDITVTFSADMRYLDQIYEVTVEVPDLNLPDEELRLRWAENMHIRFERLYAYRQQEQDIRIVTLRASAVGRLPAGSGLDSDSTEATANEPSSSHPATQGPSVINTDYNTVVVGEGCSARLDSRGVMHIDVQIDTQAPEDTAADSVTLSVVGNRLESIAIEMMDVMLRTALSQILNASRDFSTAILDSQSRMVAQGEGIPVHMSALPVAGRAVLDYFGDDIAPGDVFLLNDPYFGGSHLPDLTVIRPVFVDGDLVFMTVNRAHHTDVGGGTHGGYNPSASEIFHEGLRIPPLRIYDRDVPRDDLLQMMAANVRTPKNFLGDLNAQIGSVLTAERRIRELVDHYGVDNLTRIVDGILEATEAQVRSFISEWPDGVYYGESLVDDDGFDSELIPIRAAITIAGDTMTIDLSESASQVTGFINSAYANTRSLAHAAIMYVAPYDVPKNEGSMGPLEVIAPKGLIVNANAPAPVCMSTNHCAEEIVEAIFKALSQAVPEAVNAGFSRRLRYAITGIDPRTGESFLWHFFMARGGGGASQGHDGWSCVGEVNVAGGIRANSVEVTEERFPLFVVNHELRPGSAGEGEWRGGLGAVCEIVYEGEGDASLNTAGDGAVVPPFGVLGGEPGLPHRYSIVSNGTETVLPTKQTGVVVRPGDRIVALSSGGGGYGDPAQRSSETAAWDAKNGYV, encoded by the coding sequence TTGAGAATTGGTGTTGACGTCGGCGGAACCTTCACAGACCTGGTCGCGATGCGTGTGGGGGACTCGGCTCCAGCCGTGTTCAAGACCCCAACGACGCCTGACGACCCATCACTTGGCGTCGTCAACGGTATTGAGGGACTTGCAGCGGCAATGGAGGTTACGTCGGAAGACCTGCTTGGCGGCGCGGAGGTGCTGATTCACGGGACTACTGTGGCAACGAATACGTTGGTCGAGAGAAAGGGAGCCAGGGTAGGCCTGATCACGACGGAAGGGTTTCGCGACCTGCTTGAGATACGCGAAGGGCTGAAGGAGGACAGGTACAACCTGCGAATGGACCAGGTCGAACCGCTCGCTCCGAGGTACCTGAGGGTAGGAGTGCCCGAGCGTGTGGATTCCAGCGGGATGGTAAGGCGTGAGCTTGACGTAGAGGAGCTGAAACGCCAGGTCGAATATCTCCAGTCGGAGGGCGTAGACTCGGTCGCGATCTGCTTCCTCTTCTCGTTCCTGAACCCCGACCACGAAAGAGAGGCAGAGCGAATAGTCAGAGAGATGATGCCCGACGCCTACGTATCCTCGTCTCACGTCATCCTTCCCCAGATCAAGGAGTTCGACCGTCTTTCGACGACAACGCTGAACGCGTATGTCGGCCCGTCACTGGCCAGTTACCTCCGGCGGCTCGAGGGTCGAATAACTGAAGCCGGCGGGACTGTGCCCGTCTTCGTTATCCAGTCCAACGGTGGAATCGCGCCGGTATCGGACAGCTCTGAGCAGGCCGTGAGGTCGATACTCTCCGGCCCTGCGGGAGGGGCAGCCGGAGCAGCACACGTGGCCCGGCAGTTGGGAGAAGAGCGCGTTATTGCCCTCGACATGGGCGGCACGAGCACTGACATTACTCTGATAGAGGATGGCACGCCACATGTGACGGGCGAGAAATTCGAAGCGGGCTGGAAGATTGCCGTTCCCACAGTCGACATACACACCCTCGGTGCAGGCGGCGGGAGTATTGCCCGCGTCGATGAAGGCGGAGTGCTGCGTGTCGGTCCTACCAGCGCAGGCGCAGACCCGGGTCCCGCTTGCTATGGGAAGGGCGGAACTCAACCCACGGTAACGGACGCTGCCCTTGTTCTTGGGTTGCTCAACACCGACAAGTTCCTTGGAGGAGCCGTTCAGCTTGACGAAGAGCTGGCGATCGAGGCGATATGCAGCCAGGTCGCTGAACCCCTTGGACTGGACGTCGAGTCTGCCGCGGAGGGCATACTCAGGGTCGTGTCCAGCTCGATCGCGGAGGGAATCCGCCTGGCTTCTGTGAGTCGTGGCCTCGATCCCCGCGAGTTTGCCCTGATGGGATTTGGTGGCGCCGCAGGGCTTGTGACTACAAGGGTAGCGAGGGAGATCGGCATCAGCCGCGCCCTGATTCCGCCTGCCGGCCCGGTGCTCTCCGCGTTCGGAATGATGGCGTCAGACCTGAAGTACGATCTTGCTTTCTCCCATCCATCGAGCCTCAGTACTGTGGATCTCGATAGCCTGCGATCTGCATTCAACGACCTGGACCAGGCCGGCCGTAATCGGCTTCTTTCAGCCGGTGCCACTGATTCCGACATTACCGTGACCTTTTCGGCTGACATGCGCTACCTCGACCAGATTTACGAGGTGACGGTCGAGGTTCCAGACTTGAACTTACCCGATGAGGAGTTGCGGCTTCGCTGGGCGGAGAACATGCACATCCGGTTCGAGCGTCTCTACGCGTATCGTCAGCAGGAACAGGACATCAGGATCGTTACCCTGCGGGCAAGCGCGGTCGGGAGACTTCCGGCGGGCTCAGGTTTGGACTCAGACTCAACAGAAGCCACGGCAAACGAGCCGAGTTCTTCCCACCCGGCGACTCAAGGCCCATCAGTGATCAACACCGACTACAACACAGTGGTAGTTGGTGAGGGGTGCTCTGCGAGACTCGACTCGCGCGGCGTCATGCACATCGACGTCCAGATTGACACACAGGCTCCTGAAGATACGGCGGCAGACTCCGTCACCCTGTCCGTGGTTGGAAACCGGCTGGAGTCCATCGCGATCGAGATGATGGACGTGATGCTCCGCACGGCTCTCTCGCAGATCCTGAACGCGAGCAGGGACTTTTCGACGGCCATCCTCGACAGTCAAAGCAGAATGGTCGCGCAGGGGGAGGGCATCCCCGTACACATGAGCGCGCTCCCGGTTGCCGGGCGTGCCGTGTTGGACTACTTCGGAGACGACATTGCCCCCGGTGACGTGTTCCTCCTGAACGATCCGTACTTCGGAGGCTCACATCTGCCGGACCTGACCGTGATCAGGCCAGTGTTCGTCGACGGCGACCTTGTGTTCATGACCGTCAACAGGGCGCACCACACAGATGTCGGTGGAGGCACCCACGGGGGCTACAATCCGTCCGCGAGCGAGATCTTCCACGAAGGTCTGCGCATTCCGCCGCTCAGGATATATGACCGTGACGTCCCTCGTGACGACCTGCTGCAGATGATGGCGGCAAATGTCAGGACCCCGAAGAACTTTCTTGGCGACCTCAATGCCCAGATTGGATCGGTACTGACCGCCGAGCGCCGGATACGAGAACTTGTCGATCACTACGGTGTCGACAACCTCACTCGCATAGTGGACGGGATTTTGGAGGCGACGGAGGCGCAAGTGAGGAGCTTCATCTCCGAGTGGCCTGACGGCGTCTACTACGGCGAATCGCTCGTTGATGACGATGGATTCGACTCGGAACTCATCCCGATTAGGGCCGCGATCACCATCGCTGGCGACACGATGACCATTGATCTGAGCGAGTCCGCGTCCCAGGTTACTGGATTCATCAACAGCGCATACGCGAATACCAGGTCCCTAGCTCACGCCGCCATCATGTACGTGGCCCCGTATGACGTGCCCAAGAACGAGGGTTCCATGGGCCCCCTCGAGGTCATCGCGCCCAAGGGTCTGATAGTCAATGCCAACGCTCCCGCCCCTGTTTGCATGAGCACCAACCACTGTGCCGAGGAGATTGTCGAAGCGATCTTCAAGGCCCTCTCTCAGGCGGTCCCAGAGGCAGTGAACGCCGGCTTCTCCCGTCGTCTGAGGTACGCAATCACTGGGATCGATCCGAGGACCGGCGAGTCGTTCCTGTGGCACTTCTTCATGGCGAGGGGCGGAGGTGGAGCGTCGCAGGGACACGACGGCTGGAGCTGCGTAGGTGAGGTGAACGTTGCCGGCGGCATTCGCGCCAACAGCGTTGAGGTTACCGAGGAGCGCTTCCCCCTGTTCGTAGTGAACCACGAGCTCAGGCCCGGCTCCGCAGGTGAGGGCGAGTGGAGAGGTGGCCTGGGGGCCGTCTGCGAAATCGTCTACGAGGGTGAAGGGGACGCTTCGCTGAACACCGCAGGGGACGGCGCTGTTGTGCCTCCGTTCGGTGTTCTTGGCGGCGAACCAGGGCTTCCTCACAGGTACTCCATCGTCTCTAATGGGACGGAAACTGTTCTACCGACCAAGCAGACGGGCGTGGTTGTGAGGCCTGGCGACCGCATCGTCGCCCTGTCATCCGGCGGTGGGGGATATGGTGACCCCGCCCAGCGGTCTTCCGAGACCGCAGCCTGGGACGCGAAGAACGGCTACGTCTGA
- the typA gene encoding translational GTPase TypA gives MAEVVNLNDYWNNDIRNLAIVAHVDHGKTTLVDELLKQGQVFAAHQQVGALIMDTNPLERERGITILAKNASVSYRGTRINIIDTPGHADFGGEVERVMNMADGCLLLVDAVDGPMPQTTYVLRQALQQNVNPMVVVNKIDRPDARVAEVVEMVQDLFLDVATDAAQLDFPVVYASARDGYATLDLGEPASNMGPLFEAILDSVPPPKGNPDAPLQMLVAALDYDNYLGQIAIGRVTNGTLRQRDEVALLSSSAEPTHHLIERIFVFQGMERVEVEEAHAGNIVAISGPEGMSIGDTIASLEDPMALPAIDINEPTVRMTFGVNTSPFMGKEGDYCTSRNLHERLTRELRTNVSLRVETTDSPDVFVVAGRGELHLSILVETMRREQFEFQVSRPVPITKVIEGKVHEPYEVLNVTTREEYVGTLTEYLSAHLGQLRDMRYGEDGYVYLEYKVPTRGLIGFNAFFLRTTRGDGVKSSVFSSYEPMEGEIQSRRGGALVASEGGVAVTYGLLNAQGRGDTFIDPGTRVYSGMIVGSQRREGDIDINVCKEKKLTNIRSSTADVAKRLKATTTMSLEEALAFISDDELVEVTPQNLRLRKMSLSAVDRKRQRRVVARARTE, from the coding sequence ATGGCTGAGGTAGTGAATTTGAACGACTATTGGAACAACGACATCCGCAACTTGGCCATCGTAGCCCACGTTGACCACGGTAAGACCACCCTGGTGGACGAACTGTTGAAACAGGGCCAGGTATTCGCTGCTCACCAACAGGTGGGAGCCCTGATCATGGACACCAACCCCCTCGAGCGGGAGCGCGGCATCACCATCCTGGCCAAGAACGCCTCCGTCTCCTACCGGGGAACAAGGATCAACATCATCGATACGCCGGGCCACGCCGATTTTGGTGGCGAGGTGGAGCGCGTCATGAACATGGCAGACGGCTGTTTGTTACTTGTAGACGCCGTCGACGGCCCCATGCCGCAGACCACTTACGTACTGCGCCAGGCACTACAGCAGAACGTAAACCCAATGGTGGTTGTAAATAAGATTGACCGACCCGATGCCAGGGTGGCTGAGGTAGTAGAGATGGTCCAGGACCTGTTCCTGGACGTGGCCACGGATGCAGCGCAGCTTGATTTTCCTGTTGTATACGCATCTGCCCGCGACGGTTACGCCACATTGGATTTGGGTGAACCCGCATCGAATATGGGACCACTCTTTGAGGCCATTCTGGATTCCGTGCCGCCACCAAAGGGAAACCCTGACGCCCCTCTGCAAATGCTTGTTGCGGCACTTGACTACGACAACTACCTGGGACAGATTGCCATCGGCCGCGTCACCAACGGCACACTCAGACAGCGGGACGAAGTGGCCCTGCTCAGCAGTAGCGCCGAGCCCACGCACCACCTCATCGAGCGCATCTTTGTATTCCAGGGGATGGAACGCGTCGAGGTCGAAGAGGCTCATGCCGGAAACATTGTGGCAATCTCCGGTCCTGAGGGAATGTCTATTGGTGACACCATTGCTTCTCTCGAAGACCCGATGGCTCTACCCGCAATTGACATTAACGAGCCGACAGTGCGAATGACGTTCGGTGTCAATACCTCCCCCTTCATGGGCAAGGAGGGGGACTACTGCACTTCCCGCAATCTCCACGAACGGTTGACAAGGGAGCTGCGCACGAATGTCAGCCTGAGAGTAGAGACGACGGACAGCCCGGACGTTTTCGTGGTTGCGGGGCGCGGCGAGCTGCACCTGTCCATCCTGGTTGAGACCATGCGCCGTGAACAGTTCGAATTCCAGGTTTCCCGCCCTGTGCCTATCACCAAGGTGATCGAAGGCAAGGTGCACGAACCCTATGAAGTCCTGAACGTCACTACCCGCGAAGAGTATGTGGGCACGCTGACGGAATACCTGTCGGCGCACCTGGGCCAGCTTCGGGATATGCGGTACGGTGAGGACGGTTACGTGTACCTGGAGTACAAGGTTCCCACCCGGGGGCTCATCGGATTCAACGCCTTCTTTCTACGCACCACCCGTGGCGATGGTGTCAAGAGCAGTGTCTTCTCGTCGTATGAACCGATGGAGGGTGAAATCCAGTCCCGGCGCGGTGGCGCACTCGTGGCGTCCGAGGGCGGAGTAGCTGTCACCTATGGGCTGCTCAACGCCCAAGGTAGGGGCGATACGTTCATCGACCCCGGCACCAGGGTCTACTCCGGCATGATTGTAGGCTCCCAGCGCCGCGAGGGAGACATCGACATCAACGTCTGCAAGGAAAAGAAGCTGACCAACATCCGCTCGTCGACGGCCGACGTTGCAAAGCGCCTGAAGGCCACTACGACCATGAGCCTCGAGGAAGCGCTGGCGTTCATCTCCGATGACGAACTCGTGGAGGTCACTCCGCAGAACCTGCGGCTACGCAAGATGTCTCTTTCCGCAGTTGACCGCAAACGGCAGCGCCGCGTGGTCGCCCGTGCGCGGACAGAGTAG